Proteins from one Osmerus mordax isolate fOsmMor3 chromosome 21, fOsmMor3.pri, whole genome shotgun sequence genomic window:
- the LOC136964973 gene encoding somatostatin receptor type 3-like, with amino-acid sequence MDLLINTNTTTTSSPDFITYNSTYWDKQCFIGYLVLDIVNMAVAVVGFPCNVRVLLVLLRGELDPSTSDLFIGSLAVLDSTFCLSNILFTINRQLLYNYIIHIVLWAGLCSCVASVLDRYAAVIHPITFTRYRHPRYRRALIAVMWCLLLGYAIFRAVAFFEFNDELFTALFIIAFIIITYCNLALLLALKRSGPGDSQSGPSAGQQNPVKRRAFHMVMGIFVVVLFCFLPTAALFPLQHLIPPDVFFCYIYPLCYAFMSLRVFLQPLIFLFRCRKLPCMKARGGGGEEEGCRPCC; translated from the exons ATGGACCTCCTCATcaacaccaacaccaccaccacctcaagTCCTGACTTCATCACCTACAACTCCACCTACTGGGACAAGCAGTGCTTCATAGGGTACCTCGTCTTAGACATCGTGAACATGGCGGTTGCCGTGGTTGGGTTTCCCTGCAACGTGCGCGTGCTCCTGGTGTTGCTCCGGGGGGAATTGGACCCGTCGACCTCTGATCTCTTCATTGGAAGCCTGGCCGTGCTAGACAGCACTTTCTGCCTGTCCAACATCCTGTTCACCATCAACCGCCAGCTGCTCTACAACTACATCATCCACATTGTCCT GTGGGCGGGCCTGTGTTCGTGTGTAGCATCTGTTTTGGACCGCTACGCTGCTGTGATCCACCCAATCACCTTCACCCGCTACCGTCATCCCCGCTACCGTCGGGCGCTGATCGCGGTCATGTGGTGTCTGCTGCTAGGGTACGCGATCTTCAGGGCAGTGGCGTTCTTCGAGTTCAATGACGAACTCTTCACCGCCCTCTTCATCATcgccttcatcatcatcacgtACTGCAACCTGGCTCTCCTATTGGCTCTCAAACGCTCCGGCCCTGGCGACAGCCAATCGGGTCCGAGCGCCGGGCAGCAGAACCCGGTGAAGCGGCGTGCGTTCCACATGGTGATGGGAATCTTCGTGGTGGTTCTGTTTTGCTTCTTGCCGACGGCGGCGCTGTTTCCCCTCCAGCACCTCATCCCCCCAGACGTCTTCTTCTGCTACATCTACCCACTGTGTTACGCCTTCATGTCCCTGAGAGTGTTCCTGCAGCCCCTCATCTTCCTGTTCCGCTGCCGGAAGCTGCCGTGCATGAAggccagggggggagggggggaggaggaggggtgcaggCCCTGCTGCTGA
- the LOC136964915 gene encoding tubulin beta-4B chain-like, protein MREIVHLQAGQCGNQIGAKFWEVISDEHGIDPTGTYHGDSDLQLDRISVYYNEASGGKYVPRAILVDLEPGTMDSVRSGPFGQIFRPDNFVFGQSGAGNNWAKGHYTEGAELVDSVMDVVRKEAESCDCLQGFQLTHSLGGGTGSGMGTLLISKIREEYPDRIMNTFSVVPSPKVSDTVVEPYNATLSVHQLVENTDETFCIDNEALYDICFRTLKLTTPTYGDLNHLVSATMSGVTTCLRFPGQLNADLRKLAVNMVPFPRLHFFMPGFAPLTSRGSQQYRALSVPELTQQMFDAKNMMAACDPRHGRYLTVAAIFRGRMSMKEVDEQMLNVQNKNSSYFVEWIPNNVKTAVCDIPPRGLKMSATFIGNSTAIQELFKRISEQFTAMFRRKAFLHWYTGEGMDEMEFTEAESNMNDLVSEYQQYQDATAEEGEFEEEGEEEVA, encoded by the exons ATGCGCGAAATTGTGCATCTGCAAGCTGGACAGTGCGGAAATCAGATTGGAGCAAAG TTCTGGGAGGTGATCAGTGATGAGCATGGCATCGACCCTACAGGCACCTACCATGGAGACAGTGACCTGCAGCTAGACAGGATCAGTGTGTACTACAATGAGGCCTCAG ggggcaaGTACGTCCCCCGAGCGATCCTGGTGGATCTGGAGCCCGGCACCATGGACTCGGTCCGCTCCGGGCCCTTCGGACAGATCTTCAGACCCGACAACTTCGTCTTTG gtCAGAGTGGAGCAGGCAACAACTGGGCCAAGGGCCACTAcacggagggggcggagctggtGGACTCGGTCATGGACGTGGTGAGGAAGGAGGCTGAGAGCTGTGACTGTCTCCAGGGCTTCCAGCTCACCCACTCCCTGGGCGGGGGCACGGGCTCGGGCATGGGCACCCTGCTCATCAGCAAGATCCGCGAGGAGTACCCCGACCGCATCATGAACACCTTCAGCGTGGTGCCCTCTCCTAAG gtgtcAGACACGGTGGTGGAGCCCTACAACGCCACCCTCTCCGTGCACCAGCTGGTGGAGAACACGGACGAGACGTTCTGCATCGACAACGAGGCGCTCTACGACATCTGCTTCCGCACGCTCAAACTGACCACGCCCACCTACGGCGACCTCAACCACCTGGTCTCCGCCACCATGAGCGGGGTGACCACCTGCCTCAGATTCCCCGGCCAGCTCAACGCCGACCTCCGCAAGCTGGCCGTCAACATGGTGCCCTTCCCCCGCCTGCACTTCTTCATGCCGGGCTTCGCCcccctcaccagcagggggagccagCAGTACCGCGCCCTGTCCGTGCCCGAGCTCACCCAGCAGATGTTCGACGCCAAGAACATGATGGCGGCCTGCGACCCTCGCCACGGGCGCTACCTCACCGTGGCGGCCATCTTCCGCGGCCGCATGTCCATGAAGGAGGTGGACGAGCAGATGCTGAACGTGCAGAACAAGAACAGCAGCTACTTCGTGGAATGGATCCCCAACAACGTGAAGACTGCCGTGTGCGACATCCCTCCCCGAGGCCTCAAGATGTCCGCCACCTTCATCGGCAACAgcacggccatccaggagctgttCAAGCGCATCTCCGAGCAGTTCACCGCCATGTTCCGCCGCAAGGCCTTCCTGCACTGGTACACGGGCGAGGGCATGGATGAGATGGAGTTCACCGAGGCGGAGAGCAACATGAACGACCTGGTGTCAGAGTACCAGCAGTACCAGGATGCCACTGCAGAGGAGGGCGAGttcgaggaggagggagaggaagaggtggccTAA